Proteins found in one Anopheles aquasalis chromosome 3, idAnoAquaMG_Q_19, whole genome shotgun sequence genomic segment:
- the LOC126576325 gene encoding facilitated trehalose transporter Tret1, with translation MMMTPTIRSGQYRNEYLAALAATSSLVASVACAGWSSPAIPMLRGADSPIPITADEGSWIVSLLSIGALFGPIACGLLVDRYGRWKVLMGSALPIVLGWVMIAFAQAIGVLYAARLLHGFGYGLAYSVTPIYLGEISSDAVRGSTGVLVTVMAKLAFLLQYSIGPYVGYRALAWISLAFPVLFCVAFAWMPETPYYLLACGNDEAAASSLRWLRRDEAIISELGRMRKLVEHSKHAKTNPLGQLFAATNRKSLLIILLLSLGMQLTGINAILGYSQTIFSRLALPLSAAELSIVLALVQLGSVMLPTFLVDRTGRRPLLLISTAGSVVGLTTCAVYFTLDNAGELSSEPGAAHGWIPFVAVLVFIVSFAVGLATVPFAILGEVFPKHIKAMANAVFAVITSAVVFSVVKLFQVISDGAGTYVSFWIFAGCTVVTGVLIYYIIPETKGQSFERIQEMMQRVIAGVLVLVSLLPTSLEAEIDCNSLRMGQFLCPDPSLRQIDPRTQQLYGCTKENKARAWCIAADGIVCSETKNASFTRELPCKWTNGYHFDTALLLSVFLGMFGADRFYLGYPALGLLKFCTLGFMFLGQLVDVILIATQVVGPADGSAYIIPYYGPVITVVRSDNWTYRLPQDNW, from the exons atgatgatgacaccgACAATCCGAAGTGGACAGTATCGTAATGAGTACCTTGCTGCTCTTGCAG cAACCTCATCCCTGGTGGCCTCGGTAGCCTGTGCAGGATGGTCTTCACCGGCGATACCGATGCTCCGTGGTGCCGATTCCCCCATTCCGATCACTGCGGACGAGGGTTCGTGGATTGTGTCACTGCTGTCGATCGGTGCTCTGTTCGGTCCGATCGCTTGTGGGCTGCTCGTCGATCGGTACGGTCGCTGGAAGGTGCTGATGGGATCGGCACTCCCGATAGTGCTCGGTTGGGTGATGATCGCCTTTGCCCAGGCCATTGGTGTGCTGTACGCGGCACGGTTGCTTCATGGATTCGGTTACGGACTCGCTTACTCCGTCACTCCAATCTATCTCGGTGAGATATCATCGGACGCGGTCCGTGGATCAACCGGAGTGTTAGTGACGGTCATGGCCAAGCTGGCCTTTCTACTCCAGTACTCGATCGGTCCGTACGTAGGCTACAGGGCGCTGGCATGGATATCGCTGGCCTTTCCGGTGCTGTTCTGTGTCGCCTTCGCTTGGATGCCCGAGACACCGTACTACCTGTTGGCTTGTGGAAATGACGAGGCTGCCGCCAGCAGTCTACGGTGGTTACGGCGAGATGAAGCCATCATTAGTGAGCTCGGACGCATGAGAAAGCTGGTCGAACATAGCAAGCACGCAAAGACCAACCCTCTGGGGCAACTGTTTGCAGCGACAAACCGAAAAAGTCTCCTCATCATTCTGCTCCTCTCGCTCGGCATGCAACTGACCGGTATTAATGCCATCCTCGGTTACTCGCAGACCATCTTCTCCCGGTTGGCGCTTCCGCTATCGGCCGCCGAGCTATCGATTGTGCTTGCCCTGGTGCAGCTTGGTTCCGTGATGTTACCGACGTTTCTCGTCGATCGGACTGGCCGTCGGCCACTGCTGCTCATCTCGACCGCTGGCTCAGTGGTCGGGCTGACTACCTGTGCCGTGTATTTTACGCTCGATAACGCGGGCGAATTATCGTCAGAACCAGGAGCCGCTCACGGTTGGATACCGTTTGTGGCCGTGCTGGTGTTTATCGTTTCGTTCGCGGTCGGCCTAgccaccgttccgtttgctaTCCTTGGGGAGGTGTTTCCGAAGCATATCAAAGCCATGGCGAACGCGGTGTTTGCGGTGATTACATCGGCGGTCGTGTTTTCGGTCGTCAAGCTATTCCAGGTCATCTCTGACGGGGCCGGTACGTACGTTTCGTTCTGGATCTTTGCTGGTTGTACCGTCGTGACCGGAGTGCTGATCTACTACATCATTCCGGAAACGAAAGGCCAATCGTTCGAGCGTATACAGGAGATGATGCAGAG GGTGATTGccggggtgctggtgcttgtgtcGCTGCTACCGACCTCGCTGGAAGCGGAAATCGATTGCAACAGTTTGCGGATGGGCCAGTTCCTCTGTCCGGATCCGTCGCTGCGCCAGATTGATCCCCGCACACAGCAGCTGTACGGATGTACGAAGGAGAATAAGGCTCGCGCCTGGTGTATCGCAGCCGATGGCATCGTGTGTAGCGAGACGAAGAATGCCAGCTTCACCCGGGAACTGCCGTGCAAGTGGAC CAATGGTTATCACTTTGATACGGCCCTGCTACTGTCCGTGTTTCTGGGAATGTTCGGCGCGGATCGATTCTACCTCGGTTATCCGGCACTGGGATTGCTAAAGTTCTGCACCCTGGGCTTCATGTTCCTCGGTCAGCTCGTTGACGTGATACTGATAGCGACACAGGTCGTTGGACCAGCCGATGGTTCGGCATACATTATTCCTTACTACGGACCCGTGATAACGGTAGTGCGGAGCGATAACTGGACGTACAGGTTGCCGCAGGATAACTGGTGA
- the LOC126576312 gene encoding uncharacterized protein DDB_G0271670: MKCEMEPGCKKGPKAGKDSRINIKIFLGQTVQQDSSDTGISDTEAPTPATTTTTTTSTATAAASLQKSDSTPAMSSTSSTTMTMPTEPYSTFTTGSGSKGIKAAIQASSTSSSSQSSNSGGNTGAVGSGTTTGTTSGRSSSLAQRRAQFQANRQNSEAHDRRHPPLVRAMSAPIRPADPDTSKFLQSKKKPRRRKVLREKDEYNICEEDEYSDEGGNILCSSGSSSSCNGTGGGALSTNGAGTVKGSASIGNGGLPLRSRSVLGGACDIETLVSLLSSGGSDSEKEQEQQNSTQNTVPPNGPASGHGAGSGVASPASFRQPFTSAHLKGRAPMLKKTGKSVSFQESDLKPPVANAGLNRDYRKPTFQPTVANRVRRAVHTLNAFQLKDREKSDEKEPNEEKWASDWLTREKDPGQSPQDSSPSAEHPTKQGAAGAGGGKTTETTGKSSSAAIAGTNGDLLQSPKEQECYRLYLKMSKKGLAVSYDTILRGMLTPTELRVLQKKKSRCQRADDGDGAKDENLIGSEDDMLSPGENGPLSPIAITEPSLKEHELSLPLPCQTATSAGGLGILTIPEEPSVIEHEITASGDSDVS; encoded by the exons ATGAAGTGCGA AATGGAGCCGGGCTGCAAGAAGGGCCCAAAAGCGGGCAAGGATTCGCGCATCAACATTAAAATCTTTCTCGGCCAAACCGTACAGCAGGACTCGTCCGATACGGGCATCAGCGACACGGAAGCACcgacaccagccaccaccaccaccaccaccaccagcactgccaCAGCCGCCGCATCACTGCAAAAGTCCGACTCAACACCAGCGATGAGCAgcacgtcgtcgacgacgatgacgatg CCCACCGAACCATACTCCACCTTCAcgaccggaagcggaagcaaaGGCATCAAGGCGGCGATCCAGGCGAGCAGTACGAGTTCCAGTTCGCAAAGCTCCAACAGCGGAGGCAATACGGGAGCGGTTGGTAGCGGTACCACCACGGGCACCACCAGTGGTCGCAGTTCCTCGCTGGCCCAACGGAGAGCTCAGTTTCAGGCGAACCGCCAAAACTCGGAAGCACACGATCGCCGCCATCCGCCGCTGGTGCGGGCTATGTCCGCACCGATCCGGCCAGCCGATCCCGACACATCAAAGTTCCTGCAGAGCAAGAAGAAACCTCGCCGGAGGAAAGTATTGAG AGAGAAAGACGAATACAATATCTGCGAAGAGGATGAGTACAGTGATGAAGGTGGCAACATCCTTtgtagtagcggcagcagcagcagctgcaacggtaccggtggcggtgccctGTCGACGAACGGTGCTGGTACAGTCAAGGGTTCGGCCTCTATCGGTAACGGTGGTCTACCGTTGCGGTCGCGCTCCGTACTAGGTGGAGCGTGTGATATCGAGACACTCGTGTCACTGCTCAGCTCCGGTGGTAGCGATTCCgagaaggaacaggaacaacAAAACTCGACCCAGAACACGGTTCCACCGAACGGACCGGCGAGCGGGCACGGTGCCGGGTCCGGTGTGGCGTCTCCGGCCTCCTTCAGGCAGCCCTTTACGTCCGCCCACCTGAAGGGACGCGCACCGATGCTGAAGAAGACCGGTAAGTCGGTGTCGTTCCAGGAGAGCGACCTCAAACCGCCGGTCGCCAACGCCGGTCTCAATCGAGACTATCGGAAGCCCACGTTCCAGCCCACGGTAGCGAACCGTGTCCGGCGGGCTGTCCACACGCTCAACGCCTTCCAGCTGAAGGACCGCGAAAAGAG TGACGAGAAGGAACCGAACGAAGAAAAGTGGGCCTCCGATTGGCTGACCCGGGAAAAGGATCCAGGACAAAGCCCCCAGGACAGCTCACCATCGGCCGAGCATCCGACGAAGCAAGGagcggccggtgccggtggcggcaaaaccaccgagaccaccgGCAAATCGTCTAGCGCAGCGATCGCGGGAACAAACGGCGATCTGCTGCAGTCACCGAAGGAACAGGAATGCTATCGGCTATACCTGAAGATGTCGAAGAAGGGTTTGGCCGTCTCGTACGATACCATACTGCGTGGGATGCTTACACCGACCGAGCTGCGGGtactgcagaagaagaaaagccgTTGCCAGCGGgctgatgacggtgacggtgcgaAGGATGAAAATCTCATCGGATCGGAAGACGATATGTTGTCGCCGGGAGAGAACGGTCCGCTATCGCCGATCGCCATTACCGAGCCTTCGCTAAAGGAGCATGaactctctcttcctcttccttgcCAAACGGCTACCAGTGCCGGCGGTCTTGGTATACTGACGATTCCCGAGGAACCATCGGTGATCGAGCACGAGATCACAGCAAGTGGTGACTCCGACGTGTCCTAA
- the LOC126576314 gene encoding probable cytochrome P450 308a1, translated as MFGLYVALTVLAVCLYFKWDCSYWHRVGNVAGPKPLPLFGNLLEQLTGRKHFGEIFGEIYRSFPQARWVGFYKLSNKPAIVVRDLDLVRDVMVSHFSSFNQNDFHVDETVDPLLAFNPFVQSGERWKLRRSQMTSIFTMNRVRSTFPLVQQVADDFVKYIERTKQQNPDIEAKDLCIKYTVNVVASVAFGIDAESFTNPNAEFPRMGNALFAPSFITALRSQLALFAPDLAKLLRVPFVPGYVDQWFRSMVRETIRQRKIEKRQDLFQAMYDNLSENGTVEVDENSITGHSVTFLSEGFETSSTMMCYLLYELASNPSEQEKVVKELRTVLKETDGKLTEPTLHKLTYMEAAMMETLRMHSPVFTLPRVCTKDFELPPQFPNDTKQVTLRSGTSVVIPVYAIHNDPEIYPKPNVFDPERFTEDNRSSRHRYAFLGFGEGPRLCLGMKFALHQTKIGIATLLNRYSVSLSPKQELPLEFARNSFLLAPKSGVWLNFKERP; from the exons ATGTTCGGTCTGTACGTGGCCCTGACGGTGTTGGCCGTGTGTCTGTATTTCAAGTGGGACTGCAGCTACTGGCACCGGGTGGGCAATGTGGCCGGTCCGAAACCGTTGCCGCTGTTTGGCAATCTGCTGGAGCAGCTGACTGGGCGGAAGCATTTCGGTGAGATCTTCGGTGAGATCTACCGCTCTTTCCCGCAGGCCCGCTGGGTCGGGTTCTACAAGCTCTCGAACAAAcccgccatcgtcgtccgcGATCTGGATCTGGTGCGCGACGTTATGGTGAGCCATTTCTCTTCGTTCAACCAGAACGACTTCCACGTCGACGAAACGGTCGATCCGTTGTTGGCCTTCAACCCGTTCGTTCAGTCTGGGGAACGGTGGAAGCTGAGGCGCTCGCAAATGACCAGCATCTTTACGATGAACCGGGTGCGCAGTACCTTCCCGCTGGTCCAGCAGGTGGCGGATGATTTCGTGAAGTATATCGAGCGTACCAAGCAGCAGAATCCGGACATCGAGGCGAAAGAT CTTTGCATCAAGTACACCGTGAATGTGGTGGCCAGCGTAGCGTTTGGTATCGATGCGGAATCGTTTACGAACCCGAACGCCGAATTCCCGCGCATGGGCAACGCACTCTTTGCACCTTCTTTCATTACCGCGCTTCGGTCACAGCTGGCTCTGTTTGCACCGGATCTGGCAAAGCTACTGCGTGTACC CTTCGTACCAGGATACGTCGATCAATGGTTCCGGTCCATGGTGCGTGAAACGATCCGCCAGCGGAAGATAGAGAAGCGACAGGATCTGTTCCAGGCGATGTACGATAATCTGTCGGAAAATGGGACAGTCGAGGTGGACGAAAACTCAATCACTGGACACTCGGTAACGTTCCTTTCGGAAGGCTTCGAAACCTCGAGCACGATGATGTGCTACCTGTTGTACGAG CTTGCGTCCAATCCTTCCGAACAGGAGAAAGTAGTAAAAGAGCTGCGCACGGTGCTGAAGGAAACCGATGGTAAGCTGACGGAGCCCACTTTGCATAAGCTGACCTACATGGAAGCGGCTATGATGGAAACGTTACGCATGCATAGTCCGGTTTTTACGCTGCCCCGTGTTTGCACCAAAGACTTTGAGCTGCCACCGCAGTTCCCGAACGATACGAAGCAGGTAACGTTGCGGAGTGGCACCTCGGTCGTGATACCAGTGTACGCGATCCACAATGACCCGGAGATCTACCCGAAACCCAACGTTTTCGATCCAGAGCGGTTCACGGAAGATAATCGCAGTTCGAGACATCGGTATGCGTTCCTTGGCTTCGGTGAAGGGCCTCGTCTGTGTTTGG GAATGAAGTTTGCGCTCCATCAGACCAAGATTGGAATAGCGACGCTGCTCAACCGGTATAGCGTGTCACTGTCGCCGAAACAAGAACTTCCTTTGGAGTTTGCAAGGAATTCATTCCTGTTAGCACCCAAATCAGGAGTTTGGCTTAACTTTAAGGAACGCCCTTAG
- the LOC126576800 gene encoding uncharacterized protein LOC126576800 → MSSARCLNWSRPPPGRHPSTSTTTAAAAAAAAVLRKQVSCIEHSSGGSLDSQCGSLSSSALSGSTTAGGHRPSTVNTLSTALAVQQHQQQQPPPPADGCDHFCQFLVTGAIIHTNRFQNYHTYNQAHRGASGSGSVTPLGYHHQQHPSLPQRRRPSSASASGGSGGSGIVVSTDPAPGPDPTRTRLGRRAILCKQLSLDQSILVAATAASSIASGMAAVANAAAGDGQP, encoded by the coding sequence ATGTCTAGTGCTCGGTGCTTAAACTGGtcccgaccaccaccgggaaggCATCCTAGTACtagtactactactgctgctgctgctgctgccgccgcggTGCTCCGGAAGCAGGTGTCCTGCATCGAACACTCTTCGGGCGGTTCACTGGACTCCCAATGTGGTTCGCTGTCCAGTAGTGCTCTGTCCGGAAGCACCACCGCTGGAGGCCATCGACCGTCGACGGTAAATACACTCTCGACCGCTctcgcggtgcagcagcatcagcagcaacagccgccaccaccggcggacGGATGTGATCACTTCTGTCAGTTCCTAGTGACCGGTGCGATCATTCATACGAATCGTTTTCAAAATTATCACACCTACAATCAGGCCCATCGCGGTGCGAGTGGTAGTGGGAGTGTGACACCGCTCGGttatcatcaccagcagcatccctctCTACCGCAACGTCGCCGTCCAtcgagtgccagtgccagtggtggaTCAGGAGGAAGTGGCATCGTCGTTTCCACAGATCCTGCACCGGGTCCCGACCCCACGCGGACACGCCTCGGACGGAGGGCCATCCTCTGCAAGCAGCTCTCGCTGGACCAGAGCATCCTGGTGGCCGCTACCGCAGCTTCATCTATCGCCTCGGGAATGGCAGCGGTCGCCAATGCGGCGGCCGGGGATGGTCAGCCG
- the LOC126576309 gene encoding RINT1-like protein produces MESERSEVDERLIARFNQELDADLKNLHKCSDLVKFYRSELEDLRDRITVTADDCIPSVKSMVETSRSKLQELESKEATVDEYEEKIVQRIETHRELMDEIGGSLERIRELQTVRDYLTLVQDIQHISQELEVSVNGKDDAKPVALYVALAGPNSILDRLRGIEAPQLKMYARNTAFHWHEALRAKYSTEFDALLKKIRWPNLNQSLEQFNPSKEHISKLVQLSEHLFLLKLPPGDQELLNVKLTPWIICPPYSAPVELFVKPFRLRFQFHFTGTKLTNRMDRPEWYLTQVLTWAKENHIFVGQHFQSPALRAGIADSSVRLEFVRGLVQLAVEKLIVDIEHIVRDEALFAHLIDEVLAFETELRNTLGYPNSLPSVIAVLLQPVYFLKWMAIEEKFTTDKMDAMLNTDSEDPFELLDPANLDELKIPKCADQFARLLDAIKERYCGLPQPGQQLQFLDLQLKLIDNFRRRLVQLYNDSAMAVNPTKIINAINYLTSVLREWGENVHYLHLHAALHGTDSQDISSVFDRTIEELDHWQRTLVQRIVTWVVYEITARSRPYRHDLWPSMAMHDVKESLTLSPTASEMFQTIINLLHDLDHELSSNVFTIVLRIVAGQLDEWLLTSMIMNTKFSTGGIQQFHYDMTRNLFPLFGQYALEPKLLFKRINDVCVLFTLPLGTAVLLRETLRGDTTDSEDITRALREVGMTIFNRSTALEVLDRRNDMPSTV; encoded by the exons ATGGAATCCGAAAGGAGTGAAGTGGACGAGCGGTTAATCGCGCGCTTCAATCAGGAGTTGGATGCCGATCTAAAGAATCTGCACAAATGCTCCGATCTAGTCAAGTTTTATCGATCCGAGTTGGAAGATCTAAGGGATCGG ATCACGGTAACCGCGGACGATTGCATTCCGAGCGTGAAGAGTATGGTCGAGACCAGTCGATCGAAGCTACAGGAGCTGGAATCGAAGGAGGCCACGGTGGATGAGTACGAGGAGAAGATTGTCCAGCGGATCGAAACACACCGGGAGCTGATGGACGAAATTGGTGGGAGTCTGGAACGGATTCGAGAGCTACAGACGGTTCGGGACTATCTGACACTCGTGCAGGACATCCAGCACATAAGCCAAGAGCTGGAGGTATCGGTAAACGGGAAGGATGATGCCAAACCGGTTGCACTTTACGTTGCCCTGGCCGGTCCGAACAGTATTCTCGATCGTCTCCGTGGCATCGAGGCACCGCAGCTTAAAATGTACGCCCGCAACACCGCCTTCCACTGGCACGAGGCGCTGCGGGCCAAGTACTCGACCGAGTTCGACGCTCTGCTGAAAAAGATCCGCTGGCCGAACCTAAACCAATCGCTCGAACAATTCAATCCATCAAAGGAACACATCAGCAAGCTGGTGCAGCTGTCGGAGCATCTGTTTCTGCTAAAGCTGCCGCCCGGCGATCAGGAGCTGCTGAACGTAAAGCTAACTCCCTGGATCATCTGTCCACCGTACTCGGCTCCGGTGGAGTTGTTTGTGAAACCGTTCCGGTTGCGTTTTCAGTTTCACTTCACTGGCACAAAGCTAACAAATCGGATGGACCGCCCGGAATGGTACCTCACGCAGGTGCTCACGTGGGCGAAGGAGAATCACATTTTCGTCGGTCAGCACTTTCAGTCACCGGCCCTTCGGGCGGGCATAGCGGACAGTAGCGTGAGG CTTGAATTCGTGAGGGGTCTTGTGCAGTTGGCCGTGGAGAAGCTGATCGTTGATATCGAACACATTGTGCGAGACGAGGCACTCTTTGCTCATCTCATCGATGAGGTGCTGGCCTTCGAAACGGAGCTACGGAACACGCTAGGCTACCCGAACAGTTTACCAAGCGTGATAGCGGTCCTCCTCCAACCGGTTTACTTCCTCAAGTGGATGGCCATCGAGGAGAAAT TTACCACGGACAAAATGGACGCAATGCTGAATACCGACTCGGAGGATCCGTTCGAACTGCTCGATCCGGCCAACTTGGACGAGCTCAAGATTCCCAAGTGTGCCGATCAGTTCGCACGCCTGCTAGATGCAATAAAGGAACGCTACTGCGGTCTACCACAGCCCGGCCAACAGCTTCAGTTTCTCGATCTGCAGCTCAAACTGATCGATAACTTCCGGCGCCGGCTAGTGCAGCTTTACAATGATAGCGCGATGGCGGTCAATCCAACGAAAATCATCAACGCCATCAACTACCTTACGTCGGTGCTGCGCGAGTGGGGTGAAAATGTGCACTATCTGCATCTGCATGCGGCGCTGCATGGTACGGACTCGCAAGACATAAGCTCCGTGTTCGATCGTACGATTGAAGAACTCGATCACTGGCAGCGTACGCTGGTGCAGCGGATAGTAACGTGGGTGGTGTACGAAATCACTGCCCGCTCGAGACCGTACCGGCACGATCTGTGGCCTTCGATGGCGATGCACGATGTCAAGGAATCGCTCACGTTATCGCCGACGGCGAGCGAAatgtttcaaacaatcatcaaCCTACTGCACGATCTGGACCACGAACTGTCGTCCAACGTGTTCACCATTGTGCTGCGCATAgttgctggccagctggaCGAGTGGCTGCTGACGAGCATGATCATGAACACCAAGTTCTCGACTGGCGGTATCCAGCAGTTCCATTACGATATGACGCGCAATCTGTTTCCACTGTTTGGCCAGTATGCACTCGAACCGAAACTGTTGTTCAAAcg GATCAATGATGTCTGCGTGCTATTTACGCTTCCACTCGGTACGGCCGTACTGCTGCGTGAGACACTACGCGGTGACACAACGGACAGTGAGGATATAACGCGAGCCCTTCGGGAGGTGGGCATGACGATCTTCAATCGTAGCACCGCACTCGAAGTGCTCGATCGAAGGAATGATATGCCGTCGACTGTTTAA
- the LOC126576321 gene encoding chromatin accessibility complex protein 1-like — protein sequence MDNERLTQLPMARIRTVMKTSPDMGNINQEALFLMCRAAEMFIEHMAKGAHNAGRKSLEYKDLAKYVEKEDTLEFLQAILPKKITVKAYKAMMANKRDTDEDTDSNEEEEEDEDDDGEEDAGEEDVEAEEEEDDDDVEVIEGGKTKADPEGDSVDSASSSGDSNSVISIESSSDEKENIKNSSNKKAPAKQKRSQTAAGAAVSSTSTSTGTSGRNAR from the exons ATGGACAACGAAAGGTTAACACAGTTACCGATGGCGAGAATACGAACCGTGATGAAGACGTCGCCGGACATGGGAAACATCAACCAGGAAGCGCTATTTCTGATGTGCCGGGCGGCG GAGATGTTCATCGAACACATGGCCAAGGGAGCACACAATGCGGGCCGGAAATCGCTGGAATACAAAGACCTGGCCAAGTACGTCGAGAAAGAGGACACGCTCGAGTTCCTGCAAGCCATCCTGCCGAAGAAGATCACCGTCAAGGCGTACAAAGCGATGATGGCCAACAAACGGGACACGGACGAGGACACGGATAGcaatgaggaagaggaggaggacgaggatgatgatggtgaagaggATGCCGGTGAGGAGGATGTGGaagcggaagaggaggaagatgatgacgatgtggaAGTGATAGAGGGCGGCAAGACAAAGGCGGATCCGGAGGGAGACAGTGTCGATTCGGCATCATCCAGTGGCGACAGCAACAGTGTCATCTCGATCGAATCCAGCTCGGACGAGaaggaaaacatcaaaaacagtAGCAATAAGAAGGCACCGGccaaacagaagagaagccaaacggcagccggagcagcagtcagcagcacaagcaccagcaccggcaccagtggGAGAAATGCCCGATGA
- the LOC126576322 gene encoding uncharacterized protein LOC126576322, which translates to MNRNVSVISQCLVLLLLVANGVNSQIVCYFCQNCANSPLEAISCGGGGIVNPTYPPTYPTTYPPTPLYPTLNPWYPTLNPWYPTLSTIRPWPKNYGYVCYRIQRWVPSMGQYVTDRGCAMQLQTYETTCNSVSGNQGYQYCEFCNSQLCNN; encoded by the exons ATGAACCGCAACGTTAGTGTTATTTCACAGTgcctggtgctactgctactggtaGCCAATGGTG TTAACTCGCAGATAGTGTGTTACTTTTGTCAGAACTGTGCCAACAGTCCACTGGAAGCCATCTCGTGTGGGGGAGGCGGCATAGTGAATCCTACGTATCCTCCCACATACCCAACGACGTATCCGCCGACACCGCTCTACCCAACCTTGAACCCCTGGTACCCAACCTTGAACCCTTGGTACCCGACCCTATCCACCATTAGACCGTGGCCCAAGAATTACGGTTACGTCTGCTACCGAATACAGCGCTGGG TTCCCAGCATGGGCCAGTACGTCACCGATCGGGGATGTGCGATGCAACTGCAAACGTACGAAACGACCTGCAACAGCGTATCCGGCAACCAGGGCTATCAGTACTGCGAGTTTTGTAATTCCCAGCTGTGTAACAACTGA
- the LOC126576315 gene encoding facilitated trehalose transporter Tret1-like: MGFIENIKDFRKYSNQYLAAFTGTLLMLSVAASYGWTSPTLPKLLADDSPLPVTPDESSWVVSILVLTSIAGPVLSAWLIDKFGRKLTLLLAVLPSIVGWILIGVGESVTVLFISRALSGISYGMAYSSMPLYLGEIASDRIRGSIGTLLTVMAKTGILLEYAIGPYVAYSTLAWISIAFPVTFFALFLWLPESPYYLLGKERTEQAEQNLRWLRRTSDVQTELAMMQAAVERSKRNRGTFRDLLNRGNRRSLIIILGLGALQQLCGSQAVIAYSQQIFDQVNIGLKAQESSIIMAVIQLVTAALSSSIVDRIGRRPLLLFSTVGCAIGTFIVGLYFFLDQQEVDVDGIGWIPLVVIMLYIVCYTIGLATVPFAILGEIFPANVKAVAAAIYTMFAGSVGFGVSKLYQLISDEAGTYVSFWIFAACSAAFVVFVFALVPETKGKPLDQILIEMHTATSRNINCFRQRKNTKHQDHSSADSVP; encoded by the exons ATGGGATTCATCGAGAATATAAAAGACTTTCGAAAGTATTCGAACCAATATCTAGCCGCTTTCACTG GAACGCTGCTTATGCTATCGGTGGCAGCATCGTACGGTTGGACATCGCCCACCCTGCCCAAGCTGCTGGCCGACGACTCACCCCTTCCGGTGACACCCGACGAGAGTTCCTGGGTTGTGTCGATCCTCGTGCTCACCTCCATCGCCGGTCCGGTTCTATCGGCGTGGTTAATCGATAAGTTTGGCCGTAAGCTAACCTTGCTGCTTGCCGTACTGCCCAGCATCGTGGGATGGATACTGATCGGCGTTGGCGAATCGGTCACGGTGCTGTTCATATCACGAGCCCTCAGCGGCATCTCCTACGGTATGGCTTACTCATCCATGCCGCTCTATTTGGGCGAGATCGCATCCGATCGGATACGTGGATCGATCGGTACGCTGCTGACGGTGATGGCCAAAACGGGCATTCTGCTCGAATACGCCATCGGTCCGTACGTTGCCTACAGTACACTGGCCTGGATTTCGATCGCCTTTCCGGTTACCTTCTTTGCGCTGTTCCTGTGGCTACCGGAATCACCGTACTATCTGCTCGGTAAGGAGCGAACGGAGCAAGCCGAGCAGAACCTTCGCTGGTTGCGACGTACTAGCGATGTCCAGACCGAACTGGCTATGATGCAGGCAGCGGTCGAGCGGTCAAAACGCAACCGGGGCACCTTTCGCGATCTGCTGAATCGCGGAAATCGGCGCAGTTTGATCATTATCCTGGGACTTGGTGCTCTGCAGCAGCTTTGCGGTAGCCAGGCCGTGATCGCGTACTCGCAGCAAATCTTCGATCAGGTCAACATCGGTCTGAAAGCGCAGGAATCGTCCATCATCATGGCCGTCATTCAGCTCGTCACGGCAGCCCTCTCttcctcgatcgtcgatcgcatCGGACGCcgaccgttgctgctgttctccACCGTTGGCTGTGCGATCGGGACGTTCATCGTCGGGCTGTACTTTTTCCTCGATCAGCAGGAGGTTGACGTGGACGGGATCGGTTGGATACCGCTCGTTGTGATCATGCTGTATATCGTGTGCTACACGATCGGACTGGCGACCGTTCCATTTGCCATTCTGGGTGAGATCTTCCCGGCGAACGTGAAAGCGGTGGCGGCCGCTATCTACACCATGTTTGCCGGTTCCGTCGGTTTCGGTGTATCCAAACTGTACCAGTTAATATCGGATGAAGCGGGAACGTACGTTTCCTTCTGGATTTTTGCCGCCTGTTCGGCCGCATTCGTCGTGTTCGTGTTTGCGCTCGTACCGGAGACGAAAGGGAAACCACTGGATCAGATACTGATCGAAATGCATACCGCTACCAGCAGGAATATCAACTGCTTCCGCCAGAGAAAAAACACGAAGCACCAGGACCACTCTTCGGCAGACAGTGTTCCGTAA